From the Saccharomycodes ludwigii strain NBRC 1722 chromosome I, whole genome shotgun sequence genome, one window contains:
- the PWP2 gene encoding snoRNA-binding rRNA-processing protein PWP2 (similar to Saccharomyces cerevisiae YCR057C | PWP2 | Periodic tryptophan (W) Protein) has protein sequence MKSDFRFSNLLGTVYRQGNVIFSDDGTKVLSPVGNRVSVFDLINNKSFTFDYEHRKNVSRIDLNKQGNLLISVDDDGRAILANFKARTVLHHFNFKGKVHDLKFSPDGKLFAVGCDRFVQIWKTPSVGEDRQFAPFVRYRIHAGHFADVISITWSKDSRFIISTSKDLTAKIWSVDKAEKSLAAVTFSGHKDYVIRAFFSADQEKIYTVSKDGALFQWEYTKKNQDDDDDDDEENEEEEIDMSKYSWRITKKNYFYTNPNKVKCATFHQDSNLLVIGFSNGEFRLYELPHFTLIQQLSMGQNAIQTVSINSTGEWLAFGSKKIGQLLVYEWQSESYILKQQGHFDIMNSLTYSPDGSRIVTASDDGKIKVWDVVSGFCLCTFAEHQSAVTQLQFAKKGQVLFSSSLDGTVKAWDLIRYRNFRTFTASERIQFTCLAVDSSGEVVCAGSQDSFDIHIWNVQTGQLLDTLSGHEGPVSCLAFSAETNILASASWDKTIRIWSVFGRSQTVEPLEVYSDVLSLTIRPDGKEVAVSTLNGQISIFDVENGKQIGNIDCRRDIISGRHLEDRFTAKNSSRGKYFTCINYSFDGTAIVAGGNNNSICLYDILNEVLLKRFTVSSNMLINGTMEFLNSSKMTEAGTSIDLVDRDGENSDFEDRIDSTLPGSNRGGDLSTRKVKPEVRVTSVQFSPSATAFAAASTEGLLIYSVDESIIFDPFDLDFEVTPAAVNEALNEKEYLSSLVMSFRLNETRLINKVYESIPAKDISLLTANIPTVYISRLLQFIGDFAMDSQHIEFNLLWIKWILATHGKYIMSHKYELTAALRSVQKFVARIAKEVVSISKNNTYSYLFLTTTDGTDERMVQSEELVQDVQDSDMELDTEDKKEMEEEINGEEEDDDGGEWLGFNEKKSTLVLEEKDDDDDDDEELLD, from the coding sequence ATGAAAAGTGATTTTAGGTTTTCCAATTTGTTAGGCACAGTATATCGCCAGGGAAACGTTATCTTTTCAGATGATGGGACTAAAGTGTTGAGTCCAGTCGGGAATCGTGTGTCtgtttttgatttaattaaCAACAAATCTTTCACTTTTGACTATGAGCATAGAAAGAACGTTTCTAGGATTGATTTGAATAAACAAGGCAATTTATTAATCTCAGTTGATGACGACGGTCGTGCAATTTTGGCTAATTTTAAAGCAAGAACCGTATTGCaccattttaattttaaaggCAAGGTTCACGACTTGAAATTTAGTCCAGATGGAAAATTGTTTGCAGTAGGATGTGACAGATTTGTCCAAATTTGGAAGACACCATCCGTCGGAGAAGATAGACAATTTGCTCCATTTGTTCGCTATAGAATTCATGCAGGCCATTTTGCTGATGTTATATCAATAACTTGGTCTAAAGATTcaagatttattatttcaacTTCCAAGGATCTAACTGCCAAGATATGGTCTGTAGATAAGGCTGAAAAATCTTTAGCCGCGGTAACCTTTTCAGGACATAAGGATTATGTTATCCGTGCATTTTTCAGTGCTgatcaagaaaaaatatatacagtTTCTAAAGACGGGGCATTATTTCAATGGGAATACACGAAAAAAAACCaggatgatgatgatgatgatgatgaagaaaacgaagaagaagaaattgaTATGTCGAAATACAGCTGGAGAATtaccaagaaaaattatttttacactAACCCAAATAAGGTCAAATGTGCCACTTTTCACCAAGATTCTAATTTATTAGTTATTGGTTTCAGTAACGGTGAATTTAGGCTATACGAATTACCACACTTCACCTTGATACAGCAATTATCAATGGGTCAAAATGCGATCCAAACAGTGTCTATTAATAGTACTGGTGAATGGTTAGCCTTTGGTTCCAAGAAAATTGGCCAGTTATTGGTTTATGAATGGCAATCAGAGtcttatattttaaagcaACAAGGCCATTTTGATATAATGAATTCCTTGACATATTCTCCCGATGGTTCTAGAATAGTCACTGCATCTGATGACGGTAAAATTAAAGTATGGGATGTTGTATCTGGATTTTGCTTGTGCACTTTTGCTGAACATCAATCTGCTGTTACTCAGCTTCAGTTTGCTAAAAAGGGACaggttttattttcttcctcGTTGGATGGCACTGTAAAGGCTTGGGATTTAATAAGATATCGAAATTTCAGAACTTTTACTGCATCTGAAAGAATACAATTTACTTGTTTGGCTGTTGATTCTAGCGGCGAAGTCGTATGTGCTGGCAGTCAGGATTCTTTTGATATCCATATTTGGAATGTGCAAACTGGTCAGTTACTAGACACTCTAAGCGGCCATGAAGGACCTGTTTCATGCTTGGCGTTTAGTGCCGAAACTAATATTTTAGCCAGCGCATCTTGGGATAAGACCATAAGAATCTGGAGCGTTTTCGGTAGATCGCAAACCGTTGAACCATTGGAAGTCTATTCAGATGTTTTAAGCTTGACTATAAGACCAGATGGCAAGGAAGTTGCAGTGTCTACTTTGAATGGTCAGATATCTATTTTTGACGTTGAAAACGGTAAACAAATTGGCAATATTGACTGTAGAAGAGATATTATTTCGGGAAGACATTTAGAAGATCGATTTACCGCTAAAAATTCTTCGAGAggtaaatattttacttGTATAAATTATAGTTTTGATGGTACTGCTATAGTTGCTGGtggtaataacaattcTATATGTTTATATGACATTTTAAATGAAGTTTTGTTGAAAAGATTTACGGTGTCTTCTAATATGCTAATAAATGGTACCAtggaatttttaaatagtaGCAAAATGACTGAAGCTGGTACATCTATAGATTTAGTAGATAGAGATGGCGAAAATTCTGATTTTGAAGATCGTATTGATAGTACTTTACCAGGCAGTAATAGGGGCGGTGATTTGTCCACTCGAAAAGTTAAACCTGAAGTAAGGGTGACTTCCGTTCAGTTTTCACCATCTGCAACTGCTTTTGCCGCTGCTTCTACGGAAGGTTTATTGATATATAGTGTTGATGAAAGCATTATATTTGATCCTTTTGATTTAGATTTTGAAGTTACACCTGCTGCAGTTAATGAGGCATTAAACGAAAAAGAGTATTTATCTTCGCTAGTGATGTCTTTTAGATTAAATGAAACACGGCtaattaataaagtttaTGAATCTATACCAGCAAAGGATATATCGTTACTAACTGCTAATATACCAACAGTTTATATTTCTAGGTTGCTTCAATTTATTGGTGATTTTGCCATGGATTCTCAACACATCGAATTCAATCTTTTATGGATTAAATGGATTTTGGCAACCCATGGTAAATATATCATGTCTCACAAATATGAACTGACTGCTGCTTTAAGATCTGTACAGAAGTTTGTCGCAAGAATAGCTAAAGAAGTTGTTAGCATTTCCAAAAACAACACATATTCTTACTTGTTTTTGACCACCACTGATGGAACAGATGAAAGAATGGTCCAATCTGAAGAACTTGTTCAAGATGTTCAAGATAGTGACATGGAACTTGACACCGAAGATAAGAAAGAGatggaagaagaaataaatgGGGAAGAGGAGGATGATGATGGTGGAGAATGGCTAGggtttaatgaaaaaaagagtacATTAGTCTTAGAAGAAAaggatgatgatgatgatgatgatgaagaattattagattaa
- the MPP6 gene encoding Mpp6p (similar to Saccharomyces cerevisiae YNR024W | MPP6 | M-Phase Phosphoprotein 6 homologue), translating to MSNVSGKLSSRVLNMKFMKEARQVAEDKQQEEEVLKVKDTSEWSLENSHNIINTFKKPHIVSMGVSQLKSFTASAIGDENEKSPRQIQSTSTNCGRRTFSSKNKNITNSILPKTETIEPVKIREITKSEGNVDETSKTKKSSGNKRVYKDITNDKNKSNKKNKKSKKST from the coding sequence ATGTCGAATGTTTCAGGTAAGTTAAGTTCACGTGTTTTAAATATGAAATTTATGAAGGAGGCCAGACAAGTAGCTGAAGATAAGCAGCAGGAGGAAGAAGTACTTAAAGTGAAAGATACCTCTGAATGGTCTTTAGAAAATTCgcataatattataaacacttttaaaaaaccaCATATTGTAAGTATGGGTGTGTCACAGTTAAAAAGTTTCACCGCCTCAGCCATTGgcgatgaaaatgaaaaaagtcCTAGACAAATACAATCTACTAGTACAAATTGTGGAAGAAGGACTTTTTcatctaaaaataagaatataACAAATTCTATCTTACCCAAAACAGAAACTATTGAACCTGTTAAAATTAgagaaataacaaaaagcGAGGGAAATGTGGATGAAACGTccaagacaaaaaaatctaGTGGTAACAAGAGAGTATACAAAGATATTACTAAcgataaaaacaaatcaaataaaaaaaataaaaaatcaaaaaagaGCACATAA
- the YIH1 gene encoding Yih1p (similar to Saccharomyces cerevisiae YCR059C | YIH1 | Yeast Impact Homolog) — protein MVLNQDTQDEIDAIEAIYPELIKELPGDRLDIKVPQHEEFTVQISFPSTYPDNEGPHIVEVVVDKEHEKYYDLKYLKYLFGDVMDSVFQKGQVCVYDFLTELDGVLYIEEDQEEDNELDQDLSARLAELTSNPLDGWSISEPVFDRGSTFVGFACHVKNEEEAFHKLALLKTDNKLKRANHIMIAYRIKGDDNGVVFSDCDDDGEAAAGGRMLHLITLMDAWNVIVAVARWFNGTHIGPDRFKHINSTAREAVIKGGFVSCDKIGAHHSKKKK, from the coding sequence ATGGTTTTAAATCAAGATACTCAGGACGAAATTGATGCTATAGAAGCCATATATCCCGagttaataaaagaattacCCGGTGATAGACTTGATATCAAAGTTCCGCAGCATGAAGAATTCACAGTTCAAATATCATTCCCGTCTACTTATCCAGATAACGAAGGTCCACATATAGTAGAAGTTGTTGTAGATAAGGAacatgaaaaatattatgatttaaagtatttaaaatatttatttggtgATGTAATGGATTctgtttttcaaaaaggCCAAGTTTGTgtttatgattttttaaccGAGTTGGATGGGGTTTTATATATCGAAGAAGACCAGGAAGAGGATAATGAACTTGACCAAGATTTAAGTGCCAGATTAGCGGAGTTGACTTCAAACCCATTGGATGGTTGGTCAATTAGTGAGCCTGTGTTTGATAGGGGATCTACATTTGTTGGATTCGCCTGCCAtgttaaaaatgaagaagaagctTTCCACAAATTAGCATTATTGAAAACTGacaacaaattaaaaagagcCAATCATATAATGATAGCCTATAGGATTAAAGGAGACGATAATGGTGTTGTATTTTCCGATTGTGATGATGACGGCGAAGCTGCAGCCGGTGGGAGAATGTTGCATTTAATAACACTGATGGACGCTTGGAATGTTATAGTAGCGGTTGCAAGATGGTTTAACGGTACACATATCGGACCTGATAGATTTAAACATATAAATTCAACAGCAAGAGAAGCTGTTATAAAGGGTGGGTTTGTAAGTTGCGATAAGATAGGTGCACATCATTCtaagaagaaaaagtag
- the TAH1 gene encoding Tah1p (similar to Saccharomyces cerevisiae YCR060W | TAH1 | Tpr-containing protein Associated with Hsp90) — protein MMSFEEFKTKGNSFYKKGDYETAAIYYEKAINEDPNNPIGYSNISMALIKLEKWEESIVQCNDGLQLLTKTRSDLSGKIRNKLLWRKETALKGLKKMEVERLSSKNIKTANQNPMQNIQHPETFINIPIVEVDTLPEDYI, from the coding sequence ATGATGAGTTTTGAAGAGTTTAAAACAAAGGGTAATAGTTTTTACAAAAAGGGAGATTATGAAACTGCTGCAATATACTATGAAAAAGCTATAAATGAAGACCCTAATAATCCTATCGGTTATTCAAATATATCTATGGCTTTGattaaattagaaaaatggGAGGAATCTATAGTTCAATGTAATGATGGTCTACAGCTATTGACAAAGACACGAAGTGATTTATCAGGcaaaataagaaataaacTACTTTGGAGAAAAGAAACAGCCCTAAAgggtttaaaaaaaatggaggTTGAACGATTatcatcaaaaaatatcaaaacaGCAAATCAAAATCCAATGCAAAATATTCAACATCCAGAAACATTTATCAATATCCCTATAGTAGAAGTGGATACATTACCAGAAGACTATATATGA
- a CDS encoding uncharacterized protein (similar to Saccharomyces cerevisiae YLR342W | FKS1 | FK506 Sensitivity (paralog of YGR032W | GSC2)), which produces MKRNLSKKKLFDSGKEQSGNATDNEEEHYSQSIETAAEFLAHETTTAGDGDEDEDDFKDADKEYTSNPYGDNISMSTTFNNTDAHFNKGKKYTAKTKQTVGITANFNQDLLSSTFSAMPTHNPNLNLFSGFKTPKIGSSRWGNTKKFSYLPKTTSIDEKERYTEYNRNASEKYNEDEEPKFFNSKSKTSKDSFGESKFGESAFYNMFENYYDPYPSWQLNAPINRKEIEKIFDELGDVFKFQKDNLANMFDYLLRMLDSRGSRMSSLEALKSLHRDYVGGKQANFRKWYFASQMDLEDLVGFKNLKKNGHYKKVFKNQQQNYLNNNMYQNNFDLTFAEEKWDSNILNLKCYDYVVQVALYLLCWGEAANVRFIPECLCFIYKCALDYFYFLKKDLESETNSDTLGKSPTKHIEIKDFLTHAICPIYEFYLTANYESIKNNTYIAKENSHSKTIGYDDINQFFWYRKNLEKICLSVTLNNEKCYLFDYEPHIRFLHLNRVNWNKCFYKTYKEKRTWLHVVTNFNRIWIIHLCVFWYYTAYNSKPFYTHNYRQQKNTQPTTQATYSIMALAGSLASLINILSVLGEFSFVPRKFPGAVSITKKIILLVCIFLINTIPSVYIFGMLPLNYQSTFTLGLSLVQFIISIITVVYFSIVPLNKLFGFSYRNEKVRRQYLANLYFMSSVVNLKDKALLASIDTYLWYIICSATFSVFRSFYIGVSIWTPWKNIFSRLPKRIYSKILYPENIDPQKAQFLVSQVWNCIIISMYREHLISIEHVKKLIYSSGDSVDANSVHKTTLKEPSFFISQDDRILETSLFKTEPEAQRRITFFAQSLSTPMPDSCAVNQMPTFTVLIPHYNENITLTLRKIIKEEDNGFSQLTLLEYLKGLHPTEWKYFIEDTKKLVEETEASISSSTSTSTSLSLSSSPSSIMSGTTFLKKNDDSILPYFYIGFKTATPEYILRTRIWASLRTQTLYRTISGFMNYSRAIKLLYDIERQNNGPEQPIRTFEQQKRLEEPSIVALRKFRLLVAMQRLKNFDQEELESTEFLLRAYPEIQISYIDEVLNPVTGVLEYFSCLMDGSCEVSANNERLPKYRIKLPGNPILGDGKADNQNHAIIFARGEYIQLVDANQDNYLEECLKIRNIMAEFEEMTEIDYTDNLALGSEPENKVPVAIVGTREYIFSENIGILGDVAAGKEQTFGTLSARTLAHIGGKLHYGHPDFLNTIFVTTRGGVSKGQKGLHLNEDIYAGMNAILRGGRIKHCEYMQCGKGRDLGFGSILNFTTKIGSGMGEQMLSREYFYLGTNLPLDRFLSFYYAHPGFHLNNVFIISSIRLFIAVALNLAILISNSVLCYYDEHKPITEIRKPAGCVNLIPILSWLRRSILMSFYFAIILALLLLITSLAAWDFTLLYFWFTLSALLFSPFVFNPNQFLWCEFFIDYKHYLTWLFSGNSSKSKSPETWIQYIRDLRMDITGSKKKSNYLELTSLSKNHYKRPNLTNKIFCHIFPHFINLHEKISKFYFVHYPYFFFT; this is translated from the exons ATGAAACGTaatttatccaaaaaaaaattgtttgacTCAGGGAAAGAACAAAGTGGGAACGCTACTGATAATGAGGAAGAACATTATTCTCAGTCCATTGAAACGGCGGCTGAATTTTTAGCACATGAAACTACTACCGCCGGGGATGGTGATGAAGATGAGGATGATTTCAAAGATGCGGATAAAGAATACACTAGTAACCCTTATGGAGATAACATTAGTATGTCAACAACTTTTAACAATACCGACGCTCACTTCAATAAGGGTAAGAAATATACggcaaaaacaaaacaaacagTAGGTATTACTGCAAATTTTAATCAAGATTTGCTTTCTTCAACTTTTTCCGCCATGCCCACACACAATCCCAACctcaatttatttagtgGGTTTAAAACACCCAAGATTGGCTCATCAAGATGGGGGAATACAAAAAAGTTTTCTTATTTACCAAAAACAACGTCAATTGacgaaaaagaaaggtATACAGAGTACAATAGAAATGCTtctgaaaaatataatgaagatgaagaacCAAAATTCTTTAATTCTAAAAGCAAAACTAGTAAGGATTCTTTTGGTGAAAGTAAATTTGGCGAATCTGCTTTTTACAATATgtttgaaaattattatgatcCTTATCCTTCATGGCAACTTAATGCACCGATAAATAGGAAAGagattgaaaaaatatttgatgaATTGGGGGATGTTTTCAAGTTTCAAAAGGATAATTTAGCAAACATGTTTGATTACTTATTGAGAATGTTAGATTCCAGAGGGAGTAGAATGTCCTCCTTAGAAGCCTTAAAATCTCTACATAGAGATTATGTTGGTGGCAAGCAAGcaaattttagaaaatggTATTTTGCCTCTCAGATGGACCTTGAAGATTTGGttggttttaaaaatttgaaaaaaaacggGCATTATAAAAAAGTGTTCAAAAACCAGCAGCAAAACTATCTGAATAACAATATGTaccaaaataattttgatttaacTTTTGCTGAAGAGAAATGGGactcaaatattttaaatttgaaatgCTACGATTATGTTGTTCAAGTTGccctttatttattatgcTGGGGTGAAGCAGCAAATGTTAGGTTTATACCAGAATGCCTATGTTTCATCTATAAATGCGCTttggattatttttattttttgaaaaaagatttggaATCCGAAACAAACAGCGACACACTAGGAAAATCGCCAACAAAGCATATTGAGATCAAGGATTTTTTAACTCACGCCATATGTCCCATTTATGAATTCTATCTTACTGCAAACTATGAatctataaaaaataacaccTATATTGCAAAAGAAAATTCTCACTCGAAAACCATAGGGTATGATGATATTAATCAATTTTTCTGGTACAGAAAAAACTTGGAAAAAATTTGCTTATCAGTCACTTTGAATAATGAAAAGTGTTATCTTTTTGATTACGAACCACACATAAGATTCCTACATCTCAATAGGGTTAATTGGAACAAGTGTTTTTACAAAacatataaagaaaaaagaaccTGGCTACATGTTGTCACCAATTTTAATAGAATATGGATCATACATTTATGCGTCTTTTGGTATTATACAGCATACAATTCCAAACCATTTTACACACATAACTATAGACAACAGAAAAATACTCAACCCACAACCCAAGCCACATATTCAATTATGGCTTTGGCTGGTTCCTTGGCTTCTTTGATTAATATACTTTCTGTTTTAGGCgaattttcttttgttccAAGAAAATTTCCAGGTGCAGTATcgattacaaaaaaaataattttactaGTATGCATCTTCTTGATAAATACAATTCCGTCTGTCTATATTTTTGGTATGCTCCCTTTAAATTATCAATCGACATTTACACTAGGATTATCACTTGttcaatttattatctCGATTATCActgttgtttatttttctataGTCCCTTTAAATAAGTTATTTGGGTTCAGTTATAGAAATGAAAAGGTTAGAAGACAATATTTAGccaatttatattttatgaGTTCTGTGGTCAATTTGAAAGATAAGGCCTTGTTGGCCTCCATTG acaCCTATTTATggtatattatttgtagtGCTACATTTTCTGTTTTCCGGTCGTTTTATATTGGAGTATCTATTTGGACACCATGGAAAAACATATTTTCTAGACTTCCAAAGCGTATTTAttccaaaattttatatccTGAAAACATTGATCCACAAAAGGCGCAATTTCTAGTATCCCAAGTGTGGAATTGTATAATAATCTCAATGTATAGGGAAcatttaatttcaattgAACAtgtcaaaaaattaatatattctaGTGGTGATAGTGTTGATGCCAATAGTGTACACAAAACTACTTTAAAGGAGCCAagttttttcatttctcaAGACGATAGAATTCTAGAAACTTCTTTGTTCAAAACAGAGCCCGAAGCCCAAAGAAGAATCACTTTTTTCGCACAGTCCTTATCAACACCAATGCCAGATTCATGTGCTGTAAATCAAATGCCGACATTTACAGTTTTAATCCCTCattataatgaaaatataactTTAACTTTACGAAAAATCattaaagaagaagataatGGATTTTCTCAACTCACCTTGttagaatatttaaaaggTTTGCATCCAACGGAatggaaatattttattgaagACACTAAAAAGTTAGTAGAAGAAACTGAGGCTTCCatttcatcatcaacatCAACATCaacatcattatcattatcatcatcaccatcatCAATTATGTCAGGTACTactttcttaaaaaaaaatgatgacTCTATCTTGCCTTACTTCTATATTGGTTTTAAGACGGCGACACcagaatatatattgaGAACAAGAATTTGGGCCTCTTTAAGAACTCAAACCTTGTACAGAACTATTTCTGGTTTTATGAATTATTCGAGGGCTATAAAATTGCTATATGATATAGAAAGACAAAATAATGGTCCAGAACAGCCCATCAGGACTTTCGAGCAGCAAAAAAGGCTCGAAGAACCATCAATTGTGGCGTTGCGAAAGTTTAGACTATTAGTGGCAATGCAAAGATTAAAGAACTTTGATCAAGAGGAGCTTGAAAGCACCGAATTCTTATTAAGAGCATATCCAGAGATTCAAATATCTTATATTGATGAAGTTTTAAACCCGGTGACTGGTGTATTGGAATACTTTTCTTGTTTGATGGATGGAAGTTGCGAAGTTTCTGCAAATAATGAAAGGTTACCCAAATATAGAATTAAGTTGCCAGGAAACCCAATTCTAGGTGATGGAAAAGCAGACAATCAAAACCACGCAATTATATTTGCTAGAGGTGAATATATTCAATTAGTTGATGCTAATCAAGACAATTATTTAGAAGAATGTTTAAAAATCAGAAACATTATGGCTGAATTTGAAGAAATGACAGAAATAGATTATACTGATAATTTAGCCTTAGGGTCGGAGCCTGAAAACAAAGTGCCAGTGGCCATTGTCGGAACAAgagaatatatattttctgaAAATATTGGAATTTTGGGTGATGTTGCTGCTGGAAAAGAGCAAACTTTTGGCACCTTATCAGCCAGGACCCTAGCTCATATAGGTGGGAAACTTCATTACGGGCATcctgattttttaaacacaATATTTGTCACTACAAGAGGAGGCGTTTCCAAGGGGCAAAAGGGGCTACATTTGAATGAGGATATATATGCTGGAATGAATGCAATCTTAAGGGGTGGGCGTATCAAGCATTGTGAATATATGCAATGCGGCAAGGGTAGAGATTTAGGATTTGGttctattttaaatttcacAACAAAGATAGGTTCAGGCATGGGTGAACAAATGTTATCAAGAgagtatttttatttgggCACCAATTTGCCGTTGGATAgatttttaagtttttattaCGCGCATCCAGGATTTCATTTAAACAAtgtctttattatttcttccATTAGATTATTTATTGCCGTGGCCCTAAATTTGGCTATATTGATTAGCAATTCTGTTTTGTGCTATTATGACGAACACAAGCCTATTACAGAGATTAGAAAACCAGCTGGATGTGTTAACTTAATCCCAATTTTGAGTTGGCTAAGAAGATCAATTTTGA TGAGCTTTTATTTTGCCATTATCTTggcattattgttactaatCACATCATTGGCTGCTTGGGACTTTACtctattatatttttggtttaCTCTATCTGCTTTACTTTTTTCACCGTTCGTGTTCAACCCTAATCAATTTTTGTGGTGTGAGTTTTTCATTGATTATAAACATTATTTAACGTGGCTATTCAGTGGCAATAGCTCCAAATCTAAGTCACCTGAAACTTGGATTCAATATATAAGAGATTTAAGAATGGATATAACCGGttcaaagaagaaaagcAACTATTTAGAATTGACGAgtttatcaaaaaatcaTTACAAGAGGCCTAACTTAACCAACAAAATATTCTGCCATATCTTTCCgca TTTTATCAACTTGCATGAAAAGATATCCAAGTTTTATTTCGTGCATTatccatattttttctttacttaa